A genomic region of Roseateles amylovorans contains the following coding sequences:
- the serS gene encoding serine--tRNA ligase produces the protein MLDITLLRKDLDAVIERLQRRKHPQSFLDVERFKTLETDRKQVQVRTEELQARRNALSKQVGQLKSKGEDASAVMAEVAGIADELKAGAEKLDAIQIELNHMLMSVPNLPHDSVPVGADEAGNVELRRWGTPRTLDFSPRDHVDLGAPLGLDFETGAKLSGSRFTFMKGPIARLHRALAQFMLDMQTQEHGYTECYTPYIVNREVLEGTGQLPKFKEDMFWVLRGGDDDVPEQYLISTSEISLTNSVREQVLDASALPIKLTAHSPCFRSEAGSAGRDTRGMIRQHQFDKVEMVQIVHPDKSYEALDEMLGHAEAVLQKLGLPYRVVTLCTGDMGFGSTKTYDLEVWLPAQDTYREISSVSNCEAFQARRMQARFKNAQGKNEWVHTLNGSGLAVGRTLVAVLENYQQADGSITVPEALRPYLGGLDVLKG, from the coding sequence ATGCTAGATATCACCCTGCTGCGCAAGGACCTGGACGCCGTGATCGAGCGTCTGCAACGCCGCAAGCATCCCCAGTCGTTCCTGGATGTGGAGCGTTTCAAGACGCTCGAGACCGATCGCAAACAGGTGCAGGTTCGCACCGAGGAGCTGCAAGCCAGGCGCAATGCGCTGTCCAAGCAGGTTGGCCAGCTCAAGAGCAAGGGCGAGGATGCCAGCGCGGTGATGGCCGAAGTGGCCGGCATCGCCGACGAACTCAAGGCCGGCGCCGAGAAGCTCGATGCCATCCAGATCGAGCTCAACCACATGCTGATGAGCGTGCCCAACCTGCCGCATGACAGCGTGCCTGTCGGCGCCGACGAGGCCGGCAACGTGGAGTTGCGCCGCTGGGGCACGCCACGCACGCTGGACTTTTCGCCGCGTGACCATGTCGACCTGGGCGCGCCGCTGGGCCTGGACTTCGAGACCGGCGCCAAGCTGTCGGGTTCCCGGTTCACCTTCATGAAGGGCCCCATCGCTCGTCTGCATCGTGCACTGGCCCAGTTCATGCTGGACATGCAGACCCAGGAGCACGGCTACACCGAGTGCTACACCCCCTACATCGTCAACCGCGAAGTGCTGGAAGGCACCGGCCAACTGCCCAAGTTCAAGGAAGACATGTTCTGGGTGTTGCGCGGTGGCGATGATGACGTGCCGGAGCAGTACCTGATCTCCACCTCCGAGATCTCGTTGACCAACAGCGTGCGCGAGCAGGTGCTGGACGCTTCGGCGCTGCCGATCAAGCTGACGGCCCACAGCCCGTGCTTCCGTTCCGAGGCGGGCAGTGCCGGCCGTGACACCCGCGGCATGATTCGCCAGCACCAGTTCGACAAGGTCGAGATGGTGCAGATCGTCCATCCCGACAAGAGCTACGAAGCCCTGGACGAGATGCTCGGCCACGCCGAGGCGGTGCTGCAGAAGCTGGGCCTGCCTTACCGCGTGGTCACCCTGTGCACCGGCGACATGGGTTTCGGCTCGACCAAGACCTATGACCTGGAGGTGTGGCTGCCGGCGCAGGACACCTATCGGGAGATCAGCTCGGTGTCCAACTGCGAGGCCTTCCAGGCGCGCCGCATGCAGGCGCGCTTCAAGAATGCGCAGGGCAAGAACGAATGGGTGCACACGCTCAACGGCTCTGGCCTGGCGGTGGGGCGCACCCTGGTGGCGGTGCTGGAGAACTATCAGCAGGCGGATGGCAGCATCACCGTGCCGGAGGCGCTGCGGCCCTATCTGGGCGGGTTGGACGTCCTGAAAGGCTGA
- the ispH gene encoding 4-hydroxy-3-methylbut-2-enyl diphosphate reductase produces MQVDKDIILAEPRGFCAGVDRAIEIVERALKKFGAPIYVRHEIVHNTYVVNDLKGKGAIFIEDLADVPPGATLVFSAHGVSQAVRQEAAERGFQIFDATCPLVTKVHVEVAKLHREGYEFIMIGHKGHPEVEGTMGQLTDGIYLVEESADVPHVRVKDPSRVAVVTQTTLSVDDAAEILNAVKQHFPLVREPKKQDICYATQNRQDAVKVLAPQVDVVVVVGSPTSSNSNRLRELAERLGTPAYMVDAAEDLQPEWLDGRSRVGLTAGASAPDVLVQAVITRLRAMGATTVRTLPGVEEHVRFPLPIGLGDKSMAEVTSERS; encoded by the coding sequence ATGCAGGTAGACAAAGACATCATCCTGGCTGAGCCACGCGGCTTTTGCGCAGGCGTGGACCGTGCCATCGAGATCGTCGAGCGCGCGCTGAAGAAATTCGGTGCCCCGATCTACGTGCGACATGAAATCGTCCACAACACCTACGTCGTCAACGACCTGAAGGGCAAGGGCGCCATCTTCATCGAGGACCTGGCCGATGTGCCGCCGGGCGCCACGCTGGTGTTTTCGGCCCACGGTGTGAGTCAGGCTGTCCGCCAGGAGGCGGCGGAGCGCGGGTTCCAGATCTTCGACGCCACCTGCCCGTTGGTGACCAAAGTGCATGTCGAGGTGGCCAAGCTGCATCGTGAGGGCTATGAGTTCATCATGATCGGCCACAAGGGGCATCCGGAGGTCGAGGGCACGATGGGCCAACTGACCGACGGCATCTACCTGGTCGAGGAAAGTGCGGACGTTCCGCATGTGCGGGTCAAGGATCCGTCGCGGGTGGCGGTGGTGACCCAGACCACGCTCAGCGTCGACGATGCGGCCGAGATCCTCAACGCGGTGAAGCAGCACTTTCCGCTGGTGCGCGAGCCCAAGAAGCAGGACATCTGCTACGCGACGCAGAACCGCCAGGATGCGGTCAAGGTGCTGGCGCCGCAGGTGGACGTGGTCGTCGTGGTGGGCAGCCCCACCAGCTCCAACAGCAACCGTCTGCGCGAGCTGGCCGAACGCCTGGGCACGCCGGCCTACATGGTGGACGCGGCGGAGGACCTGCAGCCGGAGTGGCTGGATGGTCGCTCCCGCGTGGGCCTGACCGCAGGCGCCTCCGCGCCGGACGTGCTGGTCCAGGCGGTGATCACCCGCTTGCGGGCCATGGGGGCCACCACGGTGCGCACGCTGCCGGGCGTCGAGGAACATGTGCGCTTCCCGTTGCCCATCGGCTTGGGTGACAAGTCCATGGCCGAGGTCACCAGCGAACGATCGTGA
- a CDS encoding FKBP-type peptidyl-prolyl cis-trans isomerase encodes MNLVQPGSFLTLHYRLTGPDGQDLINTFDDKPATLSLGTGELAPAIEARLVGLSEGTRTRFELAPGEAFGERNPEMLQRVKLSLMRQLGNPDEQYHVGDVVQFPTPDGQSQYAGVVRELGDDWLLFDFNHPLAGQPVSFEVQLIGVL; translated from the coding sequence GTGAACCTCGTCCAACCTGGATCATTCCTGACCCTGCACTACCGCCTGACCGGGCCGGATGGCCAGGACCTGATCAACACCTTCGACGACAAGCCGGCGACCCTGTCGCTGGGCACCGGCGAACTGGCGCCCGCGATCGAGGCCCGGCTGGTTGGCCTGTCGGAGGGCACTCGCACCCGCTTCGAGCTGGCGCCCGGCGAGGCCTTTGGTGAGCGCAATCCGGAGATGCTGCAGCGGGTCAAGCTCAGCCTGATGCGTCAGCTGGGGAATCCGGATGAGCAATACCACGTGGGCGACGTGGTGCAGTTCCCCACGCCGGATGGCCAGAGCCAGTACGCCGGCGTGGTGCGGGAGCTGGGCGACGACTGGTTGCTGTTCGACTTCAATCACCCGTTGGCAGGCCAGCCGGTGAGCTTCGAAGTCCAGTTGATCGGCGTGTTGTGA
- the radC gene encoding RadC family protein, producing MSAFHGLPPDARPREKLIAHGASALADAELLAVLLRTGLPGRSVIAFAQQVLDQFGGLAGLLRADPKSLRQVHGLGPAKGAALSAVLEIARRALRQPLSQAPVFDAVDTVRDYLALQLGGLQNECFAVMFLDTRHRLISLETLSHGTLSHTIAYPREVVKRALALNAGAAILAHNHPSGHAEPSTQDIELTRTMTAALGLVEVRMLDHFIVGADRVVSMAELGCL from the coding sequence TTGTCCGCCTTCCACGGTCTCCCCCCCGATGCCCGCCCACGTGAAAAGCTGATCGCTCACGGCGCCAGTGCGCTGGCGGATGCGGAATTGCTGGCCGTCCTGCTGCGCACCGGCCTGCCCGGTCGTTCGGTCATTGCCTTCGCCCAACAGGTGCTCGATCAGTTTGGTGGCCTGGCCGGCCTGCTGCGGGCCGATCCGAAATCCCTGAGGCAGGTGCACGGCCTCGGTCCCGCAAAGGGGGCGGCACTCTCGGCTGTGCTGGAGATCGCACGCCGGGCCCTGCGCCAGCCCTTGAGCCAGGCGCCGGTGTTCGACGCCGTCGACACGGTGCGGGACTACCTCGCGCTGCAGCTCGGCGGCCTTCAGAACGAGTGCTTCGCCGTGATGTTTCTGGACACCCGACACCGTCTGATCAGTCTGGAGACGCTTTCGCATGGCACCCTATCCCATACCATTGCCTACCCGCGCGAAGTGGTGAAGCGGGCGCTGGCGCTCAATGCCGGCGCCGCGATCCTGGCGCACAACCATCCCTCCGGCCACGCGGAGCCGTCGACCCAGGACATCGAGCTGACCCGGACGATGACCGCAGCGCTCGGACTGGTGGAGGTGCGGATGCTGGATCACTTCATTGTTGGCGCGGACCGTGTGGTTTCCATGGCCGAACTGGGTTGTCTGTGA
- a CDS encoding Smr/MutS family protein, translated as MTDRLRSLQDLQALQRELKLRQQAEEERREREAALARLRDREARLFELTVGPVTVLPAANRVLLHTGRPEPEPRQRELDEQMAWRQALSDDFDVDSLLETDETLSFRRPEIAQESVRKLRRGHWALQGQIDLHGLRRDQAREALGQFIHDSARRGLRCVRVVHGKGNGSPGREPVLKARVRRWLVQKQEVLAFVQARASDGGSGALIVLLQAP; from the coding sequence GTGACCGATCGACTGCGCAGCCTGCAGGATCTGCAAGCGCTGCAACGAGAACTGAAACTCCGCCAACAGGCGGAGGAAGAACGCCGCGAGCGCGAGGCGGCGTTGGCTCGCCTGCGCGACCGGGAGGCGCGGCTGTTCGAATTGACCGTCGGCCCGGTCACCGTGCTGCCGGCGGCCAACCGGGTGCTGCTGCACACCGGACGGCCGGAGCCGGAGCCTCGCCAGCGGGAGCTGGATGAGCAGATGGCCTGGCGGCAGGCGCTGTCGGATGATTTCGACGTCGATTCGCTGTTGGAAACCGATGAGACCCTGTCCTTCCGCCGCCCCGAGATTGCCCAGGAGTCGGTGCGCAAGCTGCGCCGCGGTCACTGGGCGCTGCAAGGGCAGATCGACCTGCACGGCCTGCGACGTGACCAGGCCCGGGAGGCCCTGGGCCAGTTCATCCATGACAGCGCCCGGCGCGGCCTGCGCTGTGTACGCGTGGTTCACGGCAAGGGCAACGGATCGCCCGGTCGCGAGCCGGTGCTCAAAGCGCGCGTCAGGCGCTGGCTGGTGCAGAAGCAAGAGGTGCTGGCCTTCGTCCAGGCCCGCGCCAGCGATGGCGGCAGCGGCGCGCTGATCGTGCTGCTGCAGGCGCCCTGA
- a CDS encoding ABC transporter ATP-binding protein, with the protein MTRATEVRVAWDGLTVTQGQQVLLRPMSLSLSAGDRLVILGESGAGKSLLLKALMGALPDGLEARGQVTIGSVVHEARATRARRSLWGRSLALLPQEPSVALDPLRSVRAQLAEVHRRVLGRSSDEARHHSQATLHQLGLGAYGDLRPWQISGGMAQRACAAMALAGGAQLVLADEPTKGLDAPWRDSAVDGLRRVADDGGVVILVTHDLAVARRMGGQLLIMRDGEVLESGASEQVLSRPAHAFTQALLASDPTQWATTRGVPARAASTADDAAALAAVSCSHRATSHGEDALLRAEGVGHHWDGRWLFRDVSLAVRRGERVALLGGSGSGKSTLGNLLLGLRPPVQGRLVRAAGLGPLAFQKLYQDPVSTFAPHQPLGDALEDVRQRHRQAPAVLRHWLDGLRLGPELLRRPPNALSGGQLQRMAIARALLARPVMLFADEPTSRLDLVTQRQTAELLSQSVEQSGTALLLVTHDEALAAALTDRAWRMDDWRSDPVPQGT; encoded by the coding sequence ATGACGCGGGCGACGGAGGTGCGTGTGGCCTGGGACGGGCTGACCGTGACGCAAGGACAGCAGGTGCTGTTGAGGCCGATGTCGCTGAGCCTGTCGGCGGGAGATCGCCTGGTGATACTGGGTGAAAGCGGCGCCGGCAAGTCGCTGCTGCTCAAGGCCCTGATGGGGGCCTTGCCGGACGGACTGGAGGCCCGGGGCCAGGTGACGATCGGCAGCGTGGTGCATGAGGCTCGGGCAACACGGGCGCGCCGGTCCCTCTGGGGCCGGTCGCTGGCGCTGCTGCCGCAGGAGCCCAGTGTGGCGCTCGATCCGCTGCGGTCGGTCCGGGCTCAACTGGCGGAGGTGCATCGACGGGTGCTCGGACGGTCGTCGGACGAGGCCCGGCACCATTCGCAGGCCACGCTGCACCAACTGGGACTGGGGGCGTACGGCGATCTGCGTCCCTGGCAGATCTCCGGCGGCATGGCGCAGCGCGCCTGTGCCGCCATGGCGCTGGCCGGCGGGGCCCAACTGGTGCTGGCAGACGAGCCGACCAAGGGCCTGGATGCGCCTTGGCGCGACAGCGCGGTCGACGGTCTGCGTCGGGTGGCAGACGACGGCGGTGTGGTGATCCTGGTGACGCACGATCTGGCCGTTGCCCGGCGCATGGGCGGCCAGCTGCTGATCATGCGGGACGGCGAGGTGCTGGAGTCCGGCGCGTCGGAGCAGGTGCTGAGCCGACCGGCCCACGCTTTTACCCAGGCCCTGCTGGCATCGGACCCGACCCAATGGGCGACGACCCGGGGCGTACCGGCGCGGGCCGCATCGACCGCCGACGATGCCGCCGCCCTCGCGGCAGTCTCGTGCAGCCATCGCGCCACCTCCCACGGGGAGGATGCCCTGCTGCGCGCAGAAGGTGTCGGCCATCACTGGGACGGACGCTGGCTGTTTCGTGACGTGAGCCTTGCGGTGCGCCGCGGCGAGCGGGTCGCGTTGTTGGGCGGCAGCGGCAGCGGCAAGAGCACGCTGGGCAATCTGTTGCTGGGATTGCGGCCGCCGGTGCAGGGGCGCCTGGTGCGGGCGGCCGGACTGGGACCCTTGGCATTCCAGAAGCTCTATCAGGATCCGGTGTCGACCTTTGCGCCGCACCAGCCCCTGGGCGATGCGCTGGAGGATGTGCGGCAGCGCCATCGCCAGGCGCCCGCCGTGCTGCGGCACTGGTTGGATGGCTTGCGTCTGGGCCCCGAGCTGTTGCGTCGCCCGCCGAATGCGCTGTCGGGCGGGCAATTGCAGCGCATGGCCATCGCCCGCGCGCTGCTGGCGCGACCGGTGATGCTGTTCGCGGATGAGCCGACCTCGCGGCTGGATCTGGTCACGCAACGCCAGACCGCGGAGTTGCTGTCCCAGTCGGTCGAGCAGAGCGGCACCGCACTGCTGCTGGTGACGCATGACGAAGCCCTGGCCGCCGCTCTGACCGACCGCGCTTGGCGCATGGACGACTGGCGCTCGGACCCGGTGCCTCAGGGGACGTGA
- a CDS encoding ABC transporter permease produces the protein MSKPLNPPSSGMTPEVPASVGASASAAAVADPHIREERVPPTVPAADGPARRRTGPSGRWLLGLALLGGLALFAVLGPWWTGIDPAAQDLRQSLAPPSWAHPLGTDLLGRSVLSRLTHAARLSLLVAVMATLSAALPGVLLGLWAAWRGGTTERAVVMLADAMLALPALLLVLLFAALAPGELWALYAGLSLGLWVEYFRVSRAQARPVLHGPGVEAARLLGLSRWTVWRHHLLPAVWPVVARLLPLSVGQSVLSLSALGFIGVGMPPPTAELGLMMTEYLPHYEEAPWLLPAPIALLLLLVLGLWLVTSSDAAGADPSHDAEARP, from the coding sequence ATGTCGAAGCCTCTCAATCCGCCGTCGTCTGGCATGACCCCGGAGGTGCCCGCCTCGGTCGGTGCCTCGGCGTCGGCCGCCGCGGTGGCCGATCCCCACATCCGGGAGGAACGGGTCCCGCCCACCGTGCCGGCTGCAGATGGACCGGCCCGTCGCCGGACAGGTCCTTCCGGTCGATGGCTGCTGGGCTTGGCGCTGTTGGGCGGGCTGGCCCTGTTCGCTGTGCTGGGCCCCTGGTGGACGGGCATCGATCCGGCCGCGCAGGATCTGCGCCAAAGCCTCGCGCCGCCGTCTTGGGCGCATCCGCTGGGCACCGACCTGCTGGGGCGCAGCGTGCTCTCAAGGCTGACCCATGCCGCCCGCCTGTCGTTGCTCGTGGCGGTGATGGCGACGCTCAGTGCTGCGCTGCCCGGCGTGTTGCTGGGCCTGTGGGCGGCCTGGCGAGGCGGCACCACCGAGCGCGCGGTGGTCATGCTGGCGGACGCGATGCTGGCATTGCCGGCACTGCTGCTGGTGCTGCTGTTCGCCGCGCTCGCGCCTGGCGAGCTGTGGGCGCTGTATGCGGGGCTGTCGCTGGGCTTGTGGGTCGAGTACTTCCGTGTCTCGCGGGCGCAGGCTCGGCCGGTGCTGCACGGACCGGGCGTGGAAGCCGCGCGGCTGTTGGGGCTGTCTCGATGGACGGTGTGGCGACACCATCTTCTGCCGGCCGTATGGCCGGTGGTGGCACGGCTGCTGCCGCTGAGCGTGGGGCAGTCGGTGCTGTCGCTGTCCGCGCTGGGATTCATCGGTGTCGGCATGCCGCCGCCGACCGCCGAACTGGGACTGATGATGACCGAATATCTGCCGCATTACGAAGAGGCGCCGTGGCTGTTGCCCGCGCCGATTGCCCTGCTCCTGCTGCTGGTGCTCGGGCTGTGGCTTGTCACTTCGTCCGACGCCGCCGGCGCGGATCCATCCCATGATGCGGAGGCTCGGCCATGA
- a CDS encoding ABC transporter permease — MSIDSVQGAPLRRRGRWGPMLLRRAGQILALALMVGTLSFAMARSLPGDMATRIAAGRYGYDLVSQAAADQVRDELALDRAWPLALLDWWRQTASLDLGVSLVSGEPVWHELSSHLGATLTLTGAALGMGLMVGLPLGVMSARRPGGLLDRLLTAATLLVRSTPPFLIAVLLMMAMAVHLGMLPVAGAHQRGGWLLPSLTLALPLAAGIARVTAQALRSAMAMPSHQFARTKGLSDRQALLRHAARHAGLPLLAYVGVQAVVLAEGAVVVESLFAWPGIGHALVHAVFGRDVPMIQGAALCMGVLFIVFNLCVDSLQLMLDPRRTDGEAR; from the coding sequence ATGAGCATTGATTCCGTACAAGGCGCGCCGCTGCGCCGACGCGGCCGATGGGGACCGATGTTGCTGCGCCGTGCCGGCCAGATCCTGGCGCTCGCGCTGATGGTGGGCACCCTGAGCTTCGCCATGGCCCGTTCGCTGCCGGGCGACATGGCGACCCGCATCGCGGCGGGCCGCTACGGTTACGACCTGGTCAGTCAGGCCGCGGCCGATCAGGTGCGCGACGAACTGGCGCTCGATCGCGCCTGGCCGCTGGCCTTGCTGGATTGGTGGCGCCAGACGGCGTCGCTGGACCTGGGGGTGTCGCTGGTCTCTGGCGAGCCGGTCTGGCATGAACTCTCCTCGCACCTGGGGGCGACGCTGACCCTCACCGGGGCGGCGCTGGGCATGGGATTGATGGTCGGACTGCCGCTTGGCGTGATGAGCGCACGGCGTCCCGGCGGGTTGCTGGATCGCCTGCTGACGGCCGCCACGTTGCTGGTGCGATCGACGCCGCCTTTCCTGATCGCGGTGCTGCTGATGATGGCGATGGCCGTCCATCTGGGCATGCTGCCGGTGGCCGGCGCGCACCAGCGCGGCGGCTGGCTGCTGCCGTCGCTGACGCTGGCCTTGCCGCTGGCCGCTGGCATTGCGCGGGTCACCGCTCAGGCGTTGCGATCGGCCATGGCAATGCCCTCGCACCAGTTTGCGCGCACCAAGGGACTGAGTGACCGGCAAGCGCTGCTTCGCCATGCGGCGCGTCATGCCGGTCTGCCCCTGCTGGCCTATGTCGGCGTGCAGGCGGTGGTGCTGGCGGAAGGCGCGGTGGTCGTCGAATCGCTGTTTGCGTGGCCGGGGATCGGCCATGCCCTGGTGCATGCGGTGTTCGGCCGCGATGTGCCGATGATCCAGGGTGCGGCCCTGTGCATGGGGGTGCTGTTCATCGTGTTCAACCTGTGCGTGGACAGCCTGCAACTCATGCTCGATCCGCGTCGGACCGATGGGGAGGCTCGGTGA
- a CDS encoding ABC transporter substrate-binding protein has translation MPANPAVTSASDAGRATADAHRDADALRDADALPSSATVGVSRISRRQWIGASLSSTAAALAALASLTTFGGARTARAHTPPSVRAERHEGASGRLDPGVLELAGPWEIGGLSPAQSGHFYLRLQVAETLLDAAPDASPRPGLASAWSVSDDGLTWRFDLRPGARFHDGSAVTADAALISLRAAQIAPSLLSQAPIASIEAAGARTVVIQLARPFAALSSLLAHASTVVLAPSSFEADGRTVRRVLGSGPYRISDLQPPQRLETVWHDGHDGPRPAITAVRYLSVGRAETRALMAAAGQADLVFTLDPASVARLRRSPGRSRLMSVMLPRVMMLKLNAGHPWLRDRRVRQALSLSIDRTGIAQAILREPALAATELFPPTAPAWHMATRDPLHRDLALARQLLSDAGWRRHEGRWLDAAGQPVSLTVRTFPDRPELPIVATALQAQWRELGIPVRVAVGNSGDIPLGHRDGSLQLGLLARNYATAPDPTPTLAADFSPQGADWGAMGWHDPRAGDALAALSRGGLSDEHAAQARRQAMAVIQTEMPVIPVAWYRLHVAVSARVEGVQLDPFERNYRIDQMRWARSSPTL, from the coding sequence ATGCCTGCGAACCCAGCCGTCACGTCGGCCAGCGACGCCGGTCGCGCCACGGCCGACGCCCATCGCGACGCGGACGCCTTGCGCGACGCGGACGCCTTGCCATCGAGCGCAACCGTGGGCGTGTCCCGCATCTCGCGGCGTCAATGGATCGGTGCTTCGCTGAGCTCGACCGCAGCAGCGCTGGCCGCGTTGGCCTCGCTGACGACGTTCGGCGGTGCGCGGACGGCCCGGGCCCACACGCCGCCTTCGGTCCGCGCTGAGCGGCATGAGGGCGCATCCGGCCGGCTGGATCCCGGCGTCCTGGAACTGGCGGGTCCCTGGGAGATCGGCGGCCTCTCGCCTGCGCAGTCCGGACATTTCTATCTGCGGCTGCAAGTGGCGGAGACCTTGCTGGACGCGGCACCGGATGCCTCGCCTCGGCCGGGCCTGGCCTCCGCCTGGTCGGTCAGCGATGACGGTCTGACCTGGCGCTTCGACCTGCGGCCAGGCGCGCGCTTTCATGATGGCAGCGCGGTGACGGCCGATGCGGCGCTGATCAGCCTGCGTGCGGCGCAGATCGCGCCGTCGCTGCTGAGTCAGGCGCCGATCGCGTCAATCGAGGCGGCCGGCGCCCGCACGGTGGTCATTCAGCTGGCGCGACCGTTTGCGGCCCTGTCCAGCCTGCTGGCGCATGCGAGCACCGTGGTCCTGGCCCCTTCGAGCTTTGAGGCGGACGGACGCACGGTGCGACGGGTCCTCGGCAGCGGCCCGTATCGCATCTCGGACCTGCAGCCGCCGCAGCGCCTGGAGACCGTCTGGCACGACGGCCACGACGGTCCGCGGCCCGCCATCACGGCGGTGCGCTACCTCAGCGTCGGCCGTGCGGAGACCCGCGCCTTGATGGCGGCGGCGGGCCAGGCCGATCTGGTCTTCACGCTCGACCCCGCGAGCGTGGCGCGCCTGCGCCGTTCACCCGGCCGCAGCCGGCTGATGAGCGTGATGTTGCCGCGGGTCATGATGCTCAAGCTCAATGCCGGACATCCCTGGCTGCGCGACCGGCGGGTCAGGCAGGCCTTGAGTCTGTCGATCGATCGCACCGGCATCGCCCAAGCGATCCTGCGCGAGCCAGCGCTCGCGGCCACCGAACTGTTCCCGCCGACGGCCCCGGCCTGGCACATGGCCACGCGCGATCCGCTGCACCGCGACCTGGCCCTCGCCCGGCAACTGCTGTCCGACGCGGGCTGGCGCCGGCATGAGGGCCGATGGCTCGATGCGGCGGGCCAGCCGGTGTCGTTGACGGTGCGGACCTTTCCGGACCGGCCGGAGCTGCCGATCGTGGCGACGGCGCTTCAGGCGCAGTGGCGCGAGCTGGGCATCCCGGTCCGGGTCGCCGTCGGCAACTCGGGGGACATCCCGCTGGGACATCGGGACGGCAGTCTTCAACTCGGTCTGCTGGCCCGCAACTACGCCACCGCGCCCGACCCCACGCCGACGCTGGCCGCCGACTTCAGCCCCCAGGGGGCGGACTGGGGCGCGATGGGCTGGCATGACCCGCGCGCGGGCGATGCCCTGGCGGCGCTGTCCCGTGGTGGCTTGAGCGACGAGCACGCGGCCCAGGCCAGGCGTCAGGCGATGGCGGTGATCCAGACCGAGATGCCGGTCATTCCCGTGGCCTGGTACCGGCTGCACGTGGCGGTAAGTGCGCGGGTGGAGGGGGTGCAGCTCGACCCTTTCGAACGCAACTACCGCATTGACCAGATGCGCTGGGCTCGATCCAGCCCGACGCTGTGA